In a single window of the Megalobrama amblycephala isolate DHTTF-2021 linkage group LG3, ASM1881202v1, whole genome shotgun sequence genome:
- the mespba gene encoding mesoderm posterior ba → MESSSHSQQNQWIYSSSESEFCNVSSPDTVSPDQGFSPSLRAQPACSKSVKSTGVVKRKRRLRLKNPSEQRQNASEKEKLRMRDLTKALHHLRTYLPPSVAPVGQTLTKIETLRLTIRYISFLSAQLGLSEGELTHRSHVNSSGGSYSPEIVGYFQCRSMAGDCVGRGRCYGHCDGQYEGSSGQCVDQYSAYPQQHSTEQNLSANIDFLQSQQCAQTQTYQVYGRNFGYHLVPQAYWS, encoded by the exons ATGGAAAGCTCAAGCCACAGCCAGCAGAACCAGTGGATCTATTCGAGCTCTGAGTCAGAGTTCTGCAACGTTTCCTCTCCGGACACCGTCTCGCCGGACCAGGGCTTCTCGCCGTCCCTCCGGGCCCAGCCTGCGTGCTCCAAATCAGTCAAATCTACAGGTGTCGTCAAGAGAAAACGCAGGTTGAGGTTGAAGAACCCAAGCGAGCAACGGCAGAACGCCAGTGAGAAGGAGAAGCTGAGGATGAGGGATCTGACCAAAGCTCTCCACCATCTCAGGACGTACCTGCCTCCGTCCGTAGCTCCCGTGGGACAAACCCTGACCAAGATTGAGACCCTACGGCTCACCATACGCTACATCTCCTTTCTGTCGGCCCAGCTGGGTCTGAGCGAGGGAGAACTGACCCACAGGAGCCACGTGAACTCCAGCGGCGGCTCATATTCTCCAGAGATCGTTGGCTATTTTCAGTGCAGGTCTATGGCTGGAGATTGTGTCGGGCGGGGACGGTGTTACGGTCACTGTGATGGACAGTATGAGGGCAGCTCTGGTCAATGTGTGGATCAGTACAGCGCTTATCCACAGCAACATTCAACAGAGCAAAACCTCTCCGCAAATATAGACTTCCTTCAGTCACAACAGTGTGCTCAAACACAGACCTACCAG GTTTATGGAAGAAACTTTGGCTATCATCTTGTTCCTCAAGCTTACTGGAGCTGA